The DNA sequence CTCCGGGCTGAAGGCCGGGATGCCGCGGAACTGGAATTTGGCGCCCTCTGTGAGCGTGTCGCCGATCTTGAAGTTGCCAGTGTCGAACAGGCCGATGACGTCACCGGGCCAGGCTTCGTCCACGATGTTCTTGCTGGCGGCCAGGAAGGTGGTGGGGTTGGCGAAGCGCAGGTCCTTGTCCAGGCGCACGTGATGGTACGGGGTGTTGCGCTGGAAGCGGCCGCTGCACACCCGCAGGAAGGCGATGCGGTCGCGGTGGTTGGGGTCCAGGTTCGCGTGGATCTTGAAGACGAAGCCGCTGAAAGCGGGATCGTCGGGCTTCACATCGCCCTGGTCGGTGGGACGTGGTTGCGGTGGTGGTGCGATGCCTGTGAAGGCGTCGAGGACCTCCTTCACGCCGAAGTTGTTGAAGGCGCTGCCGAAGAAGACCGGTGCGATTCGGCCCGCCCGGTAGGAGGCCACATCCAGCGGATCGTACACGCCCTGGATCAGCTCGATGTCCGCCCGAAGCTCCGTGGCGGCATCCTCACCGATCAATTGGTCCAACCGCGGATCCCCCACCTCGTTGATGCGCACGCTGCTGCTTTCCACCTTGGTCTTGCCGGGATCGAATAGCCGAAGCCCACCGGCATAGAGGTCGTACACACCCTGGAAGGTGGCACCGATGCCAATGGGCCAGCTCATGGGCCGCACCTTGATCGAAAGTTTTTCCTCCAGTTCGTCCAGCAGGTCGAAAGCATCGCGGCCCTCGAGATCGAGCTTGTTGATGAAGACGATCACCGGCGTGTCGCGCATGCGGCACACTTCCATGAGTCGCTCGGTCTGGGCCTCCACACCCTTCACGCAGTCGATCACCAGCACCACACTGTCCACGGCCGTGAGGGTGCGGTAGGTGTCCTCGGCGAAGTCGCGGTGGCCGGGGGTGTCCAGCAGGTTGATGAGCTTGCCCCCGTAGGCGAATGTCATCACCGAGGTGCTGACGGAGATGCCACGCTGGCGTTCGATCTCCATGAAATCGCTGGTGGCGCCGCGGCGGATCTTGTTGCTCTTCACCGCGCCGGCCGTCTGGATGGCGCCGCCGTAAAGGAGGAACTTCTCCGTGAGGGTGGTCTTGCCGGCGTCCGGGTGACTGATGATGGCGAAGGTGCGCCGGTGCTCGATCTCTTCGTGAAGGCCCATGATTCACCCGTGCTTGGCAGGGCGGCAAAAGTAGAGGTCACTGCCGGAGCGTGTGGGCATGCATGGCCGTCTTTCCTTGCGTGGGTGGCGTGTACCGGCTACTTTGCCATGCTCAACCCAAAATCCACGCTCATGGATCAGAAGAAAACCCTTGCCGCCCTGCTGCTGCTCGCAGGCACTACCGGCCTGCATGGCCAGACCACCCTTTTCCAAGAAAATTTTGAAGGGACCTATGCATTCACGCTGAACACCACGGACGTGGGATGCATAACGACATCCACCACCAACAAATGGGTGGTGAACAACGTGTATACGGGTGGGCTCTTCGGCCTGATACCGAACACTGCGGCCCAGCCCGCCGGGATCGTGCCGGCCAACGGCAATTACCTGCACACGTTGAGCAATACGGCGCAGACCTTTGGTGTGCTCAACAGCAACTTCATGGCGCCGGGTGACGGCCCCACCTTCGCCCGGATGAGCGCTGACGTGAGCACCATTGGCTTAGTGGACATCAACCTTTCCTTTTGGTGGGTATGCCAGGGCGGTCCCACCAATTTTGGGGAGGTCTACTACAGCACGAACGCTGGCAGTACCTGGACGCTGATCAACACCGGTTCGCCCGCTTCGGGGCAGTACCGCAACCAGACCGCCTGGGTGCAGCAGAATATTTCCCTGCCCGCATTCGAAGGGCAGGCCACCCTGCGGTTCGGGTTCCGTTTCGTCAACTCCGGCTCGACCGGCAGTCCCTCATCGCCGGGATTTTCGATCGACGATGTGCGGGTCATTGGTACGGCGGCCGGACCCACCTGCACCGAAGACCTCTTCTTCGTGCACAACAACACCACCAACTACCAGGATCTGGTGTGGACCATCCACGACCAGACGGACGACTCCGTGGTGGAGACCGGCGGCATCAACCCAGGCGAGGGCAGCGTGCCCCTGTGCCTGCCCGACGGCTGCTTCTACCTGCGCGTGACCAACAGCGGTGGCAACGTGATCAGCGGTGGCTACCGCCTGGTGCTGAAGGATGCCGTGGGCGCCTACGGCAATGCCCGCATCATCGACGATACGGACAACCTGGTGCTGGGGCCCGGTGGCGGCAGCGGCATCAGCAACAACGAGGGCTTCTGCATTCCGCTGGGCACCGATGAGCCCATCTACACCAGCTGCGACCGCTATTGGTGGAGCAGCGGCGACTACCTGGTGGGCAAGGAGAACGCGGCGGTGAGCGCCGAGTTCGGCGGTCCCAACGCCAGCAGCAGCGGCTACGAGTTCTGGTTCTACGATCCCAATGGTGGCCTCAGCTTCCGCAAGACGCGTGTACACACCGTGAGCGATGGCTTCGCGCCCAACAACGCAGTGCGCGCCTGCCACATCAAGCTCAACAACTGGGCGGCCGCCAGCCACCTGCAGAACGGGGTGCTCTACAACGTGCGCTCGCGCGGCGTGGTGGCCGGCAACCCGCTCAGCGAGTTCGGCCCCGCCTGCCGCGTGACGCTCGATCCGGTGCTGGCCGCCTGCCCGCCCACGGGTCTGAACGACATCCCCGGCAACCCCAACTACAGCTGCGGCGTGACCAAGAAATTCGGTGGACCCAACCAGGTGGCCAACCGCCTGTACTGCCGCCCGGTGGCAGGTGCCAACCTGTACGAGTGGGAGTTCACCAATGACCCCAACGAACCGGCCTACTACGTGACGCGCCAGACCACCGGCGTGCAGCGCCACCTGAACTGGCCTGCCAGCCAAGGTGATCCCATGCTCGTAGGCAATACCTACCGTGTGCGCGTGCGGGCCAGCAAGGACGGTGGTGCCAATTGGTGCGACTGGGGCTGGACCTGCGAGGTGACCATCATACCCAGCGCAGCGCCGGGCAATGAGAACATGGCCCCGGAAGGCGAAGCCGCCAGCAACCTGGCCCTCTGGCCCAACCCCAACAACGGCCAGCAAGTGTGGATCACCCTCCCTTCAGCCGGAGTGCCCCACGAGGCCCGTTCCATGACGGTAGACATCCACGATCTCGGAGGCGATCGGATCATGGCTCGGGAAATGGCCATTGGTCAGGGTGTCTTATCCATCGACTTGGAACACCTGCTGGCGCCTGGGGTGTACATGGTCATAGCAACGGTTGGCGAGGATCGCCATGTGCGGCGTTTGGTGGTCGCGCACTGAGGCCGTCGTGGTGTTATGATGCCGGGGCGGTATCACGAAATGGTGATGCCGCCCCGATCCTGCCTGTTCGGCCTGCATATCGGATAACCTGACACAAGGCACTCCCAGAATGCCATGGTTACTGCCCGGTCATGAAGTCCGTCAAGCCCTAGCTTTGAACACGAAACCCAAGGAAGAATCATGTTGTTTAGAGCAATTCCTCTGCTTGTGGGCGTTCTGATGTCCGCCTGTGCAGATGCCCAATCACCCAGCCCTGTGCGGGTGCAACTGCAGACCTTCGCCACTGGCCTGGGCCAGATCACCGATGTCGCCCATTGTGGCGACGACCGTCTCTTCGTGGTGCAACAGAACGGCAACATCCGCATCGTGCAGCCCAACGGCACGGTGCTGCCCACGCCCTTCCTCAGCATCAGTGTGAACACGGGGGCCAACGAGCAGGGTTTGCTGGGACTCTGCTTCGATCCGGACTATGCCACCAACGGCTATTACTACGTGTATTACACGGCCGGAACAGGAGCCGGCATTTCACGGGTTTCGCGCTTCTCCGTGGATCCGAACAACCCGAACGTGACCCTCCCCGGCAGTGAGACGATCCTGTACACGCGCTCGCAACCGCAATGGAACCACAATGGTGGCGATCTGGAGTTCGGCCCGGATGGCTACCTCTATGTCTCCTTCGGCGATGGCGGAGGCGCTGGAGATACGCAGAACAACAGCCAGAACAACGGCAATGTGCTGGGCACCATCATCCGCATCGATGTGCATGGTGAGCCGCCCTTCTCCATTCCGCCTGACAATCCCTTCGTGGGCGTGCCGGGCGTGATGCCTGAGATCTGGGCCAGTGGCTTGCGCAACCCCTGGCGCTTCGGATTCGACGCCCTTACTGGAGATGTGTGGATCGGCGATGTGGGCCAAAACGCTTGGGAGGAGGTGGACTTCTGGCCAGCGGGCGACAATAGCGGCCCCAATTTCGGCTGGCGATGCTACGAGGGCAATGCGCCGTACAACACCGCGGGCTGCCAGCCCGCATCGAACTATGTGGCCCCGGTGGCAGTGCATGTCACCAGCGGTTCGCAATGGTGCTCGGTGATCGGCGGACGCGTGTACCGTGGTGGTCCCTACTGGCGGCTCTATGGCCGCTATATATACACGGACTATTGCCTGGGGCGCTACTTCTCGTTGCGGCCCAATGGCTCGGGCGGCTGGATCAACGAGCAGATCACCACCACGGGTATCAGCGGCGCCACCTGCATCGGCGAGAACAGCGCGTTGGAACTCTTCGTGGGCAACCGTAACACGGGCATCGTCTACCGCATTGTGGACGTGTGCCCCATGGCACAGCCCAGCATCACGGTGGACGGCAACGTGCTCACCGCGAGCGAGGGCCTGGGCTACACCTGGTTCCTGAACGGGCAGGCGATACCGGGTGCCAATGAGCAGACCTTCGAGGCTGGACAGTCCGGCGACTACGCTGTGCTGGTGGACAATGGCCCGGACTGCCTGCTCCTTTCCGATGTGGTTAACGTGACGATCACCGGAGTGACCGTCCTGGCGGAAGGTGCGGTGAAGGTGCACCCGGTGCCCACCAACGGCCTGCTCTTCCTGGATGGCCTGTGCGCCGAGGCGTTCGATGCCGTGCTGGTGGACATGGCCGGCCGGACCCTGCTTCGCCAGGATCTGCGCATGCGCGACGGCCGGGCCACGTTGGATCTGACCTCACTGGCGGAAGGCAACTACATGCTGGTGGTTCGTGGCGCCCAAGGCGAGGAACTGCTGGGTCGGCAGGTGAGCGTTCTGCGATAGGCCGCTGCAGGCATCCAGCAGTGGCGAAGCCCGCGAGCCTTGACCAGTTCGCGGGCTTCGCTATTTTGCCCTTCCTTAACCAGCTCACCCATGCGATCGACCACGACCCTGCTCCTCATTCTGCCCTTCCTGTCGGCCCAAGGCCAGACCGTGCTCTTCTTCGAGGACTTCGAGTCCATGACACCGGCCTTTACCCTGAACACCACGGATATGGGTTCCGTGGCCAACTCACCCGACAACACCTGGCTGGTGAACAACGCTTACGCGGGCGGAAGCGGCACGGTGACCTGCCTGGGCTTCCCATTCCCCTTCACGGTGCCACCCACGGCGGCCCAGCCCGCTGGTATCACCAACCAGAACGGCCGATATATGCACACCACCAGCGTCGCCGCCATGAACAGCGGTGTGATGAACTGCTGCTTTCTGGCCGCGGATGGCTTATGCGCATCGGCAGCGAACCATTTCGCGCGCATGAACACGGATGTGAGCACGGTCGGCGCCTCGCAGGTGACCCTGAGCTTCTGGTGGCTCTGCGGAGGCGGAAACAACAACTACGGTGAACTGTACTACAGCACCAACGCCGGTGGCAGTTGGACCTTGATCACCGAGTCGCCCAACCAGTACCGCAACCAAAGCACCTGGACACAGCAGACCGTAAGCCTGCCGGCTTTCGACGGGCAGGCCACCTTGCGTTTCGGCTTCCGCTTCGTGAATGGCACCACCCTGAGTGCCTCCGATCCCGGCTTCGGCATCGATGATGTGCGGATCACCTCGGCGGGTGGCGCGCCGCCCACCGTGCAGCCCGGCCTCATCAACCCGCTGAGCTATTGTGCCGGCAACGCGGTGTCAGTGCCATACAACGCCCAAGGCACCTTCGATCCCGGGAACGTGTTCACCGCGCAACTGTCCGACCCCTTTGGTGGCTTCGCTTCACCCGTGAGCATCGGTTCGGTGGTTTCGACCACTTCTGGGACCATCGCGGCCACGATCCCGCCGGGCACTCCGCCGGGCGCAGGCTACCGCATCCGGGTCGCAAGCAGTTCGCCCATGATCGTTTCCGACCCCAACGCGTCCAACATCACCATTTCGGAGACTCCCTTCGCGGGTCAGAGCACCCAAGCGACATTCTGCACGGGATCGGGCAATGTGGATCTCTTCGCGCTGTTGGGGCCGGGCGTGAGCACATGCGGAAGCTGGACCGGCCCGGGTGGGGCGCCCTTTGGCGGAACGCTCAATACCAGCACGGGGGTGAGCGGCATATACACCTATGCCACGAACTGCCCGGGTCCTTGTCCACAGGACCAGGCGACCGTTACGGTGACCCTTGTGGCGGTTGCCAATGCCGGCAACGACGTCCAAGCCAGCTTCTGCGCCACCGGACCCGCGCCCGATCTGCCATCACTCGTTTCCAATGGACAGGCCGGTGGACAGTTCCTCTACCAAGGACAACCCTCACCATTGCCGGACTGGACCGTTCCAGGGGTGTACATCCTGCAGTATGTGGTGAATGCGCCACCGCCATGCGGAACGGACT is a window from the Flavobacteriales bacterium genome containing:
- a CDS encoding PQQ-dependent sugar dehydrogenase, producing MSACADAQSPSPVRVQLQTFATGLGQITDVAHCGDDRLFVVQQNGNIRIVQPNGTVLPTPFLSISVNTGANEQGLLGLCFDPDYATNGYYYVYYTAGTGAGISRVSRFSVDPNNPNVTLPGSETILYTRSQPQWNHNGGDLEFGPDGYLYVSFGDGGGAGDTQNNSQNNGNVLGTIIRIDVHGEPPFSIPPDNPFVGVPGVMPEIWASGLRNPWRFGFDALTGDVWIGDVGQNAWEEVDFWPAGDNSGPNFGWRCYEGNAPYNTAGCQPASNYVAPVAVHVTSGSQWCSVIGGRVYRGGPYWRLYGRYIYTDYCLGRYFSLRPNGSGGWINEQITTTGISGATCIGENSALELFVGNRNTGIVYRIVDVCPMAQPSITVDGNVLTASEGLGYTWFLNGQAIPGANEQTFEAGQSGDYAVLVDNGPDCLLLSDVVNVTITGVTVLAEGAVKVHPVPTNGLLFLDGLCAEAFDAVLVDMAGRTLLRQDLRMRDGRATLDLTSLAEGNYMLVVRGAQGEELLGRQVSVLR
- a CDS encoding peptide chain release factor 3, whose amino-acid sequence is MGLHEEIEHRRTFAIISHPDAGKTTLTEKFLLYGGAIQTAGAVKSNKIRRGATSDFMEIERQRGISVSTSVMTFAYGGKLINLLDTPGHRDFAEDTYRTLTAVDSVVLVIDCVKGVEAQTERLMEVCRMRDTPVIVFINKLDLEGRDAFDLLDELEEKLSIKVRPMSWPIGIGATFQGVYDLYAGGLRLFDPGKTKVESSSVRINEVGDPRLDQLIGEDAATELRADIELIQGVYDPLDVASYRAGRIAPVFFGSAFNNFGVKEVLDAFTGIAPPPQPRPTDQGDVKPDDPAFSGFVFKIHANLDPNHRDRIAFLRVCSGRFQRNTPYHHVRLDKDLRFANPTTFLAASKNIVDEAWPGDVIGLFDTGNFKIGDTLTEGAKFQFRGIPAFSPELFRELVNLDPMKTKQLDKGIRQLTDEGVAQLFTQQPGNKKVVGCVGELQFEVIAYRLEHEYGAKCAFQAIPAHKACWMTSDDPAALDQFIRVKAQQIVQDKDGNPVFMAPSAYMLDLERRNNPGITFHTTSEFKTAVV
- a CDS encoding T9SS type A sorting domain-containing protein: MRSTTTLLLILPFLSAQGQTVLFFEDFESMTPAFTLNTTDMGSVANSPDNTWLVNNAYAGGSGTVTCLGFPFPFTVPPTAAQPAGITNQNGRYMHTTSVAAMNSGVMNCCFLAADGLCASAANHFARMNTDVSTVGASQVTLSFWWLCGGGNNNYGELYYSTNAGGSWTLITESPNQYRNQSTWTQQTVSLPAFDGQATLRFGFRFVNGTTLSASDPGFGIDDVRITSAGGAPPTVQPGLINPLSYCAGNAVSVPYNAQGTFDPGNVFTAQLSDPFGGFASPVSIGSVVSTTSGTIAATIPPGTPPGAGYRIRVASSSPMIVSDPNASNITISETPFAGQSTQATFCTGSGNVDLFALLGPGVSTCGSWTGPGGAPFGGTLNTSTGVSGIYTYATNCPGPCPQDQATVTVTLVAVANAGNDVQASFCATGPAPDLPSLVSNGQAGGQFLYQGQPSPLPDWTVPGVYILQYVVNAPPPCGTDFAIFTITVSAAANAGQGASIQLCVYGPPVQLSGFLTGADPGGTWTGPDGMPFNGTLDPATGMPGLYTYTVQGQPPCPIAQSFVAVVIDPCLGVEEQSWTAPILWLGQTVDGGHDFSMPMGRVLAHELYDLGGRLVSGSSLVPVGERLRLSLPSSSGAYVLRLRLEEGFAVVRIIHQAW
- a CDS encoding T9SS type A sorting domain-containing protein, whose protein sequence is MDQKKTLAALLLLAGTTGLHGQTTLFQENFEGTYAFTLNTTDVGCITTSTTNKWVVNNVYTGGLFGLIPNTAAQPAGIVPANGNYLHTLSNTAQTFGVLNSNFMAPGDGPTFARMSADVSTIGLVDINLSFWWVCQGGPTNFGEVYYSTNAGSTWTLINTGSPASGQYRNQTAWVQQNISLPAFEGQATLRFGFRFVNSGSTGSPSSPGFSIDDVRVIGTAAGPTCTEDLFFVHNNTTNYQDLVWTIHDQTDDSVVETGGINPGEGSVPLCLPDGCFYLRVTNSGGNVISGGYRLVLKDAVGAYGNARIIDDTDNLVLGPGGGSGISNNEGFCIPLGTDEPIYTSCDRYWWSSGDYLVGKENAAVSAEFGGPNASSSGYEFWFYDPNGGLSFRKTRVHTVSDGFAPNNAVRACHIKLNNWAAASHLQNGVLYNVRSRGVVAGNPLSEFGPACRVTLDPVLAACPPTGLNDIPGNPNYSCGVTKKFGGPNQVANRLYCRPVAGANLYEWEFTNDPNEPAYYVTRQTTGVQRHLNWPASQGDPMLVGNTYRVRVRASKDGGANWCDWGWTCEVTIIPSAAPGNENMAPEGEAASNLALWPNPNNGQQVWITLPSAGVPHEARSMTVDIHDLGGDRIMAREMAIGQGVLSIDLEHLLAPGVYMVIATVGEDRHVRRLVVAH